One part of the Lepeophtheirus salmonis chromosome 14, UVic_Lsal_1.4, whole genome shotgun sequence genome encodes these proteins:
- the LOC121129312 gene encoding uncharacterized protein, which yields MGSSETLSLRWDEFESNIKSGFSQLRNDEDFFDVTLACGSKHIKAHKVILSACSSFFRSLIKSIPHQHPLLYLRGIDFNHLESVLCFMYNGEVRIKPHELDQFLSVAQELKVNGLVQDRSSQSSNEVNKLEPMPLKRSLPTTNDTPVHEVKRESSPPLHLRNKRILLQNIVSAPNTDVDEDSMIEDPLGSNSMMGEPSNSENPGSNNDQVTYDSSFQSESNESLTLETSGIKRSTSALTYELLDAELLKYVSARNSDNLFCCLKCSYKSDRRRTVKRHVEALHFITDGFSCDRCSGLFKTRQSLSRHILKVHKNDPIYFSTAT from the exons ATGGGTTCGAGTGAAACGCTTTCTCTTCGTTGGGATGAATTTGAGTCCAACATAAAATCTGGCTTTTCTCAACTTAGAAACGACGAAGATTTCTTTGACGTGACCCTTGCCTGTGGCTCAAAACACATTAAGGCACACAAAGTGATTCTCAGCGCCTGTTCCTCCTTTTTCCGATCTTTGATTAAGTCAATTCCTCATCAACATCCGCTTCTATATTTACGAGGAATCGACTTCAATCACTTGGAGTCCGTACTTTGCTTCATGTACAATGGCGAAGTACGCATCAAACCCCATGAACTGGATCAATTCTTATCCGTTGCTCAAGAGCTGAAAGTGAATGGACTCGTACAAGATAGATCCTCTCAATCCTCTAATGAAGTCAATAAGTTAGAGCCAATGCCGCTGAAAAGATCTCTTCCCACTACAAACGATACTCCAGTTCATGAAGTGAAAAGAGAATCATCTCCACCCCTTCATTTGCGAAACAAAAGAATTCTTTTGCAGAATATTGTATCTGCTCCTAATACAGATGTAGATGAAGATTCAATGATTGAAGATCCTTTAGGATCAAACTCAATGATGGGAGAACCTTCTAATTCAGAGAATCCTGGATCGAACAATGATCAAGTGACATATGACTCCTCATTTCAATCTGAATCTAATGAATCCTTGACTCTAGAAACGTCTGGCATAAAAAGAAGTACATCAGCGTTAACTTATG AACTACTTGATGCAGAGCTTCTCAAATACGTATCAGCTCGTAATTCAGACAACCTATTTTGCTGTTTAAAATGCTCTTATAAATCTGACCGTAGACGTACTGTGAAGAGGCACGTAGAAGCTTTGCATTTTATAACTGATGGTTTCTCGTGTGATAGATGTTCAGGACTATTTAAAACGAGACAATCTTTATCGAGGCATATTTTAAAAGTGCATAAAAATGATCCTATCTACTTTTCTACTgcaacttga